The Magnolia sinica isolate HGM2019 chromosome 9, MsV1, whole genome shotgun sequence genome contains a region encoding:
- the LOC131255435 gene encoding protein JINGUBANG-like — MGILTCATSCQSKQESQTQPTFLQSESTSLNSQPSLPSVLSLSSQSQHPSTNHQCISTLKGHSSYVFTLTITGKRLYSGSSDGEIRTLNNINPSETHSGPADSRNIVLIGKSAVKSILVSGENLFSAHQDSKIRVWQIENRNYKLLATLPTLKDRVLRFLPTKNHIQVRRHKKCTWVHHVDAVSGLAISEDTTILYSVSWDRTLKIWRTSDFRCLESVANAHDDAINAITVSNDGFIYTGSADMKIKVWKKFPKEKNHSLVATLKQHKSAVNALALSSDGMVLYSGACDRSIVVWERMSGSTCGGHMVVVGALRGHVKAILCLALVSDLVCSGSADKTVRIWQKGVEKRYACLAVLEGHKAPIKCIAAAVDHSSSYTCGTSHLIYSGSLDCDIKVWQLFSATQS, encoded by the coding sequence ATGGGAATATTAACATGTGCCACTTCTTGTCAATCCAAGCAAGAAAGCCAAACCCAACCCACCTTTCTCCAATCAGAATCCACTTCTCTCAATTCCCAACCAAGCCTTCCATCCGTCCTTTCTCTTTCCTCTCAATCCCAACATCCTTCCACAAACCATCAGTGCATCTCCACCCTCAAAGGCCACTCCTCTTACGTATTCACCCTCACCATCACCGGTAAACGACTCTACAGTGGATCTTCTGATGGAGAGATTCGAACTTTGAACAACATCAACCCTTCAGAAACCCATTCGGGACCTGCAGATTCAAGAAACATTGTGCTGATTGGAAAAAGTGCGGTCAAATCGATATTGGTTTCCGGTGAAAATCTATTCAGTGCCCACCAAGACAGCAAAATACGTGTTTGGCAAATCGAAAATCGCAATTACAAGCTCCTTGCAACGCTTCCAACGCTTAAAGACCGTGTACTGAGGTTTCTCCCCACCAAGAACCACATCCAAGTGCGTCGACACAAGAAATGTACATGGGTCCACCATGTCGACGCCGTATCCGGACTAGCCATATCGGAAGACACCACCATCCTGTATTCAGTTTCTTGGGATCGAACGCTCAAAATCTGGCGAACATCCGACTTCCGATGCTTGGAGTCAGTGGCTAATGCGCATGACGATGCAATCAACGCAATTACGGTCTCTAATGATGGATTCATCTACACGGGTTCGGCTGACATGAAAATTAAAGTGTGGAAGAAATTTCCAAAGGAGAAAAATCATTCACTGGTGGCGACTCTTAAACAGCACAAGTCGGCTGTCAACGCGCTGGCATTGAGTTCAGATGGAATGGTTTTGTATTCGGGCGCTTGTGACCGTTCAATCGTGGTATGGGAGCGAATGAGTGGTTCTACATGCGGGGGCCATATGGTGGTAGTGGGGGCACTAAGGGGGCACGTTAAGGCTATCTTGTGCCTGGCGTTGGTGTCGGACTTAGTATGTAGCGGATCGGCTGATAAAACTGTTAGGATTTGGCAAAAAGGAGTGGAGAAACGGTACGCTTGTTTGGCGGTTTTGGAAGGGCATAAAGCTCCGATAAAGTGCATAGCTGCAGCCGTTGACCATTCCAGTTCCTACACCTGTGgtacttctcatctcatttacAGTGGTAGCTTGGATTGTGATATTAAGGTGTGGCAGCTTTTCTCTGCAACTCAATCCTGA